A part of Geothrix oryzae genomic DNA contains:
- a CDS encoding ATP-binding cassette domain-containing protein, which yields MERGNLEIVVRGAEEHNLAGFDVRIPRRSLTVITGVSGSGKSSLAFDTLFREGQRRFLGTLPSYARQFVGGLARPAVRSIGGLGPAVAVGQRASLANPRSTVGTLTEGWDLLRLLFARLGTAPEDIHPTRGLFSFNGEEGACPHCKGLGVEDRLDLDLLVADSAKSLREGALRVSTPNGYLMYSQVTLPVLDTVLQAHGGSVDIPWRELSEEARQVVLFGSDRLKVPYGKHPLESRLKWTGITARPRQEGFYRGLVPVMEEILRGKRNDSILRFVRSSSCSVCQGARLRPEALAVTWRGKRIVDLAAMTVRELRDDLAGFEGSPEEAPVLGPIRADLLARCELLLELGLGYLTLDRPAPSLSRGEAQRLRLISLALGELRGLLVVLDEPTAGLHPHEVGRLIGVLQRLRDQGQTVVVVEHDALVARAADWLIDLGPGPGREGGQLLWSGPPSEFLARKAEGPPTPTQTWLTTGLATGPAETEAVPPGRLCADQGTLRVEGLSRNNLQNLSLELEPGALHVISGVSGAGKTSLLEEVVARIRAGQVPGAAFRRIVQVDADPIGRTPRSNAATYTGAFDLIRDLFAATAEAKARGLGKGHFSFNTAGGRCEACEGAGVQEVGMRYLGSVDLVCDLCGGRRFHPEVLAVRYRDRNMADLLEGSIAEAADLFADHPRLHRVLDALVKVGLGYLPLGQPATTLSGGEAQRVKLATELGKADKGPALIALDEPTTGLHAADVAVLLAAWDHLLAASHTLLVVDNDREVVRRADRVLDLGPGGGPEGGRVVVSGPPAAIAACPESLTGAALREALPPLVPTAIREDDPPIELLGVRTHNLRNLDLVIPAQGLTVVTGPSGCGKSSLVVDTLLAEAQNRFADLVSPWARRLLPRKGGAELDAARGLQAAVAVPQRMGRRNPRSTVGTVTELDELLRLLFARAGGRPCPTCGALAQGDRCGCGQGLPGLWASDFSPHSERGACPSCRGLGFLQRCDPERLVSHPDRPLDAGAMDGCRFGAYLGEADGQFVATLRRAAEGAGLDLGRPWRELGPEERRLAMFGTGGVVHEVAWHYRRGKVAGVHRLQTAWVGFATLVDREYERIHADPKGEELEVLLVDSPCPECGGERLKAVARSVCFGGLRFPEAAGSSIDQALGWLGGLDIQGLSPRMALLTHDLREDLRRRLQALADAGLGYLSVPREMASLSGGEAQRVRLAAALDGGLVGVTYILDEPSRGLHARDIQRLGGVLRKLAEAGNAVVVVEHESALIAAADQILELGPGAGPEGGRLLAAGTPEDLKRLPGSRTGAQLRRSRAAAGGQVGAPWNPAVRVRGASRHNLQGIDVAFPAGALVGVTGVSGSGKSTLVQEVLAPSLRHHLQGRGPVGCESIALTTDIGEVITANQEGMGLAGRSTVLTLSGLSEVLRRRYAATPQAKALKLSARHFSTAAPGGRCEACEGRGVITVAMDLLPDITVGCEACQGRRFQPEVLACRVAGRSIAETMEASVAELMEPFAQDAPVGRSLAALHEVGLGYLRLGQEGGTLSEGERQRLRLAGLLAAPRKGRVALLLDEPTRGLGFEDVDRLLAALRRLAGEGHLVVAVEHDLDFIAACDWLIDLGPEGGAAGGRVVVEGSPEQVAACVNSFTGQALAILPTGG from the coding sequence ATGGAACGCGGAAACCTGGAGATCGTCGTCCGAGGCGCGGAGGAGCATAACCTCGCGGGTTTCGATGTGCGGATTCCGCGCCGGAGCCTCACGGTCATCACGGGGGTATCCGGCTCCGGCAAGTCCTCGCTCGCCTTCGACACGCTATTCCGGGAGGGCCAGCGCCGCTTCCTGGGCACCCTGCCATCCTACGCCCGCCAGTTCGTGGGCGGGCTCGCGCGGCCGGCGGTGCGGAGCATCGGCGGGCTGGGCCCCGCGGTGGCCGTGGGCCAGCGCGCCAGCCTCGCCAATCCACGATCCACCGTGGGCACCCTCACGGAGGGGTGGGATCTGCTGCGCCTGCTCTTCGCGCGGCTGGGCACGGCACCGGAGGACATCCATCCGACCCGGGGCCTGTTCTCCTTCAACGGCGAGGAGGGGGCCTGTCCCCACTGCAAGGGGCTCGGCGTGGAAGACCGCCTGGACCTGGACCTGCTGGTGGCCGATTCCGCCAAGTCCTTGAGGGAGGGGGCACTGCGGGTCAGCACGCCGAACGGCTACCTCATGTACTCGCAGGTGACGCTCCCAGTGCTGGACACCGTGCTGCAGGCCCACGGCGGATCCGTGGACATCCCCTGGAGGGAGCTGAGCGAGGAGGCGCGCCAGGTGGTGCTCTTCGGCTCCGACCGGCTCAAGGTCCCCTACGGCAAGCATCCTCTGGAGTCGCGCCTGAAGTGGACCGGCATCACGGCCCGGCCGCGCCAGGAGGGCTTCTACCGCGGGCTGGTGCCGGTCATGGAGGAGATCCTGCGCGGCAAGCGCAACGACTCGATCCTCCGCTTCGTCCGGAGCTCCAGCTGCTCCGTCTGCCAGGGCGCACGGTTGCGCCCCGAGGCGCTGGCGGTGACCTGGCGTGGGAAGCGCATCGTGGATCTCGCGGCCATGACGGTGCGCGAACTCCGGGACGATCTGGCGGGGTTCGAGGGCTCACCCGAGGAAGCACCCGTCCTCGGGCCCATCCGGGCCGACCTGCTGGCCCGCTGCGAGCTCCTGCTGGAACTGGGGCTGGGGTATCTGACCCTGGATCGCCCGGCCCCCAGCCTCTCCCGCGGCGAGGCCCAGCGGCTGCGCCTGATCAGCCTGGCGCTGGGGGAGCTGCGGGGCCTGCTGGTGGTCCTGGACGAACCCACGGCCGGCCTCCATCCTCACGAGGTGGGCCGTTTGATCGGGGTGTTGCAGCGCCTCCGGGACCAGGGCCAGACGGTGGTGGTGGTGGAGCACGATGCCCTCGTGGCCCGCGCCGCCGATTGGCTGATCGACCTGGGGCCCGGACCCGGGCGGGAGGGTGGGCAGCTGCTGTGGAGCGGCCCGCCTTCCGAGTTCCTGGCGCGAAAGGCCGAGGGGCCTCCCACGCCCACGCAGACCTGGCTGACGACAGGGCTGGCGACCGGGCCGGCGGAAACCGAGGCCGTGCCCCCGGGCCGACTCTGCGCCGACCAGGGAACTCTGCGCGTGGAGGGCCTGAGCCGGAACAACCTCCAGAACCTCTCCCTGGAGCTGGAGCCGGGTGCCCTCCATGTGATCTCCGGGGTGTCCGGGGCGGGCAAGACCTCGCTGCTCGAGGAAGTGGTGGCGCGCATTCGGGCAGGCCAGGTTCCCGGCGCCGCCTTCCGCCGCATCGTCCAAGTGGACGCCGATCCGATCGGGCGCACACCCCGCTCCAATGCGGCGACCTACACGGGGGCTTTCGACCTCATCCGCGACCTGTTCGCGGCCACGGCCGAGGCCAAGGCGCGGGGGCTGGGCAAGGGGCATTTCTCCTTCAACACGGCCGGGGGCCGCTGCGAGGCCTGCGAAGGCGCGGGCGTTCAGGAAGTCGGCATGCGGTACCTGGGCAGCGTGGACCTGGTCTGTGACCTCTGCGGGGGGCGGCGCTTCCATCCCGAGGTTCTGGCGGTGCGGTACCGGGACCGGAACATGGCGGACCTCCTGGAGGGGAGCATCGCCGAGGCCGCGGACCTCTTCGCGGACCACCCGAGGCTCCATCGCGTCCTCGATGCGCTTGTGAAGGTGGGGCTGGGCTACCTGCCCCTGGGCCAGCCCGCCACGACGCTGTCCGGCGGCGAGGCCCAGCGGGTGAAGCTGGCCACGGAACTGGGCAAGGCCGACAAGGGCCCGGCCCTCATCGCCCTGGACGAACCCACCACGGGGCTCCACGCCGCCGATGTCGCGGTGCTCCTGGCCGCCTGGGACCACCTGCTCGCGGCGAGCCATACGCTGTTGGTGGTGGACAACGACCGGGAGGTGGTGCGTCGCGCGGACCGCGTGCTGGACCTCGGACCCGGGGGCGGCCCCGAGGGGGGGCGTGTGGTGGTCTCGGGCCCTCCGGCCGCCATCGCCGCGTGTCCGGAATCGCTCACGGGCGCCGCGCTGCGGGAGGCCCTGCCGCCCCTGGTCCCGACCGCCATCCGCGAGGACGATCCACCCATCGAGCTGCTGGGGGTGCGGACCCACAACCTCCGGAATCTCGACCTGGTCATCCCTGCGCAGGGCCTGACCGTGGTGACCGGGCCTTCCGGATGCGGCAAGTCCTCGCTGGTCGTCGATACGCTCCTGGCCGAGGCCCAGAACCGCTTTGCGGACCTGGTCTCCCCCTGGGCGCGGCGCCTCCTGCCGCGGAAGGGCGGTGCCGAGCTGGATGCCGCCCGCGGGCTCCAGGCGGCCGTGGCGGTTCCCCAGCGGATGGGACGCCGGAATCCCCGCTCCACGGTGGGCACCGTCACCGAGCTGGACGAGCTGCTCCGCCTCCTGTTCGCTCGGGCCGGCGGGCGCCCCTGTCCCACCTGCGGGGCCCTGGCCCAGGGCGACCGCTGCGGCTGCGGGCAGGGGCTCCCCGGGCTCTGGGCCTCGGATTTCTCGCCTCATTCCGAGCGCGGCGCCTGCCCGTCATGCCGAGGATTGGGTTTCCTCCAGCGCTGCGATCCCGAGCGGCTGGTGAGCCACCCGGATCGCCCTCTGGACGCGGGCGCCATGGACGGCTGCCGTTTCGGCGCCTACCTGGGAGAGGCGGACGGACAGTTCGTGGCCACCCTCCGGCGCGCCGCGGAAGGGGCCGGACTCGACCTCGGGCGGCCCTGGCGGGAGTTGGGCCCCGAGGAACGCCGGCTGGCCATGTTCGGCACGGGCGGCGTGGTGCACGAGGTGGCCTGGCACTACCGGCGGGGGAAGGTGGCGGGCGTGCACCGGCTCCAGACGGCGTGGGTCGGTTTCGCGACCCTGGTGGATCGGGAATACGAGCGGATCCATGCCGATCCCAAGGGGGAAGAGCTGGAGGTCCTCCTGGTGGACAGTCCCTGTCCAGAGTGCGGGGGGGAGCGGCTGAAGGCGGTCGCCCGGAGCGTCTGTTTCGGCGGACTCCGGTTCCCCGAGGCTGCGGGATCGTCCATCGACCAGGCTCTCGGCTGGCTGGGAGGGCTGGACATCCAGGGGCTTTCCCCGCGGATGGCTTTGCTCACGCACGACCTCCGGGAAGACCTCCGCCGGCGGCTCCAGGCCCTCGCGGATGCTGGCCTGGGGTACCTGTCCGTGCCGCGGGAGATGGCGAGCCTCTCGGGCGGCGAGGCCCAGCGCGTGCGTTTGGCGGCCGCCCTGGACGGGGGTCTCGTGGGGGTCACCTACATCCTGGATGAGCCCTCTCGGGGGCTCCACGCACGGGACATCCAGCGTCTGGGCGGCGTGCTGCGGAAGCTCGCGGAGGCCGGCAACGCGGTCGTGGTGGTCGAGCACGAGAGCGCCCTCATCGCCGCGGCCGACCAGATCCTCGAATTGGGACCCGGGGCCGGGCCGGAGGGAGGGCGCCTCCTCGCCGCGGGCACGCCGGAGGATCTGAAGCGGCTCCCGGGATCCCGCACCGGCGCCCAGCTCCGCCGCTCCCGCGCCGCCGCCGGCGGGCAGGTCGGGGCACCTTGGAATCCGGCTGTCCGGGTGCGGGGGGCCAGCCGCCACAACCTCCAGGGCATCGATGTGGCCTTCCCGGCCGGTGCGCTGGTGGGGGTGACGGGTGTATCCGGAAGCGGGAAATCGACCCTCGTGCAGGAAGTGCTCGCCCCCTCGCTGAGGCATCACCTGCAGGGGCGGGGCCCCGTAGGCTGCGAGAGCATCGCGCTGACCACGGACATCGGGGAGGTGATCACCGCGAATCAGGAGGGCATGGGCCTGGCGGGCCGGAGTACGGTCCTCACCCTCTCGGGCCTGAGCGAGGTCCTCCGCAGGCGCTATGCGGCAACGCCCCAGGCCAAGGCCTTGAAGCTCTCGGCGAGGCATTTCTCCACCGCCGCTCCGGGCGGCCGCTGCGAGGCCTGTGAAGGCCGGGGCGTGATCACCGTGGCCATGGATCTGCTGCCGGATATCACCGTGGGCTGCGAGGCCTGCCAGGGTCGGCGCTTCCAGCCCGAGGTGCTGGCATGCCGGGTGGCGGGCCGTTCCATCGCCGAGACGATGGAGGCCAGCGTGGCGGAGCTGATGGAGCCGTTCGCCCAGGACGCTCCAGTGGGCAGGTCTCTCGCGGCGCTGCACGAGGTGGGCCTGGGCTATCTGCGGCTGGGCCAGGAGGGGGGCACTCTGTCGGAGGGTGAGCGCCAGCGCCTCCGGCTGGCGGGCCTGCTGGCCGCGCCCAGGAAGGGAAGGGTCGCCCTCCTGCTGGACGAGCCGACGCGCGGGCTGGGCTTCGAGGATGTGGACCGCCTGCTGGCCGCGCTGCGCCGGTTGGCGGGGGAAGGCCATCTCGTCGTGGCGGTCGAACACGACCTGGATTTCATCGCTGCCTGCGATTGGCTGATCGATCTGGGCCCCGAGGGCGGCGCCGCCGGAGGGCGCGTGGTGGTCGAGGGATCGCCCGAACAGGTGGCCGCCTGTGTGAACTCCTTCACGGGGCAGGCCCTGGCGATCCTCCCCACAGGCGGGTGA
- a CDS encoding AraC family transcriptional regulator: MTRMHAAPRTTDLEEGLTDLAKLARLLMAHAPYDGTFDLRLSGVHASKASRIEKEMHHAVMQPALCMVAQGAKRVILGKEIYEYDASRMLVYSVDVPITAQVTQASLDAPYLGLRLDLDPARIADLTARVYPLGLPKRDDGHAICVDQVDEHVINAVVRLMELASQPGESDLLAPLVMDEILIRLLRSSLGRRLAMIGQEESKVHRISKAVSWVRSNFDKPLDVERLATLVHMSPSSFHQHFKAVTDMSPLQYQKALRLQEARRLMLLTKLDAGSAGRQVGYQSVSQFTREYGRYFGNAPTRDIALLLQKAGVDKPSAGN; the protein is encoded by the coding sequence ATGACCAGAATGCATGCCGCTCCCCGCACCACGGATCTGGAAGAAGGCCTGACCGATCTGGCCAAGCTCGCGCGCCTGTTGATGGCCCATGCCCCCTACGACGGAACCTTCGACCTCCGGCTTTCGGGCGTCCATGCATCCAAGGCCTCCCGCATCGAGAAGGAGATGCACCACGCCGTGATGCAGCCGGCCCTGTGCATGGTGGCCCAGGGCGCCAAGCGGGTCATCCTCGGGAAGGAGATCTACGAGTACGACGCCTCGCGCATGCTGGTCTATTCCGTGGATGTCCCCATCACCGCCCAGGTCACCCAGGCCAGCTTGGATGCGCCCTACCTTGGCCTTCGGCTGGACCTCGACCCTGCCCGCATCGCCGACCTGACGGCCAGGGTCTACCCCCTTGGCCTGCCGAAGCGGGACGACGGCCATGCCATCTGCGTGGATCAGGTGGATGAGCATGTGATCAACGCGGTCGTGCGGCTCATGGAGCTCGCGTCCCAGCCCGGGGAGTCCGACCTGCTCGCGCCCCTGGTCATGGACGAGATCCTGATCCGGCTGCTGCGAAGCTCCCTCGGCCGGCGGCTCGCGATGATCGGCCAGGAGGAGAGCAAGGTCCATCGGATCTCCAAGGCGGTGTCGTGGGTCCGTTCCAACTTCGACAAACCGCTGGATGTCGAGCGCCTCGCCACGCTGGTCCACATGAGCCCTTCCTCCTTCCACCAGCACTTCAAGGCTGTCACCGACATGAGCCCCCTGCAGTACCAGAAGGCGCTGCGCCTGCAGGAGGCCCGGCGCCTCATGCTGCTGACGAAGCTCGACGCCGGAAGCGCGGGCCGCCAAGTCGGCTACCAGAGTGTTTCCCAGTTCACCCGGGAGTACGGCCGCTACTTCGGGAATGCCCCCACCCGGGACATTGCGCTGCTTCTCCAAAAGGCCGGCGTGGACAAACCCTCCGCGGGAAATTAG
- a CDS encoding NAD(P)H-dependent oxidoreductase, whose amino-acid sequence MKVLLINAHLSYPGWSEGKLNLAFMGHAKAFFVERGHLVTETFVERGYEPEEEVQKHASADLVILQTPVNWFSAPWIYKKYVDEVFNLGLTTKTLLEGDGRTRQDPTRQYGTGGHMQGKKFMVSATWNAPKETFDNPNSLLYGGKGTADLFLHITSNYKFIGFDILPDFGVFDIFKTPDIPRALEDYSSHLEKHCL is encoded by the coding sequence ATGAAAGTACTCCTCATCAACGCCCACCTTTCCTATCCCGGTTGGTCCGAGGGCAAGCTGAACCTCGCCTTCATGGGTCACGCCAAGGCGTTCTTCGTCGAACGCGGGCATCTGGTCACGGAGACCTTTGTTGAGCGCGGCTATGAGCCGGAAGAAGAAGTCCAAAAGCATGCGTCGGCCGATCTGGTCATCCTCCAGACGCCCGTCAACTGGTTCTCCGCGCCGTGGATCTACAAGAAATATGTGGATGAGGTCTTCAACCTGGGACTGACCACCAAGACCCTGCTCGAAGGTGATGGCCGCACCCGCCAGGACCCGACCCGGCAGTACGGCACGGGCGGCCACATGCAGGGAAAGAAGTTCATGGTCTCCGCCACCTGGAATGCGCCGAAAGAAACCTTTGATAACCCCAACAGCCTTCTATACGGCGGCAAGGGGACGGCGGACCTGTTCCTCCACATCACCTCGAACTACAAGTTCATCGGATTCGACATTCTCCCGGATTTCGGGGTGTTCGACATCTTCAAGACCCCCGACATCCCGCGTGCGCTGGAAGACTACAGCTCCCATCTGGAGAAGCACTGCCTGTGA
- a CDS encoding aldo/keto reductase, with protein sequence MKMRTLGTHGLNVSALGLGCMGLSFGLGPAVDKQEGIALIRAAAEKGITFFDTAEVYGPWVNEELVGEALAPFKGKVAIATKFGFAIDQVTGQNPGGLNSRPERIKAVAEASLKRLRVDAIDLFYQHRVDPEVPIEEVAGAVKELIGQGKVKHFGLSEAGVNTIRRAHAVQPVATLQSEYSLFWREPEAEIIPTLEELGIGFVPFSPLGKGFLTGKIDETTTFDPTDFRNVVPRFTPEARKANLALVEVLKALAAAKGATPAQLALAWLLAQKPWIVPIPGTTKLHRLEENLGGAALELTAQDLKAIDAAASKVELQGARYPEHLQKLVGR encoded by the coding sequence ATGAAGATGCGAACCCTCGGCACCCACGGCCTGAATGTTTCCGCCCTCGGCCTGGGCTGCATGGGCCTGAGCTTCGGCCTCGGCCCCGCCGTCGACAAACAGGAAGGCATCGCCCTGATCCGGGCCGCCGCGGAGAAGGGGATCACCTTCTTCGACACGGCCGAGGTCTATGGCCCCTGGGTCAACGAGGAGCTGGTGGGTGAGGCCCTGGCCCCCTTCAAGGGGAAAGTGGCCATTGCCACGAAGTTCGGCTTCGCGATTGACCAGGTGACGGGTCAGAATCCCGGCGGCCTGAACAGCCGTCCCGAGCGCATCAAGGCCGTGGCCGAGGCGTCCCTGAAGCGCCTGCGGGTGGACGCCATCGACCTCTTCTACCAGCACCGCGTGGATCCTGAGGTGCCCATCGAGGAGGTGGCGGGCGCCGTGAAGGAGCTCATCGGGCAGGGCAAGGTCAAGCACTTCGGCCTGTCAGAAGCCGGCGTGAACACCATCCGCCGGGCCCACGCCGTTCAGCCCGTGGCCACCCTCCAGAGCGAATACTCGCTGTTCTGGCGCGAGCCGGAGGCGGAGATCATCCCCACGCTGGAAGAGCTGGGCATCGGCTTCGTCCCCTTCAGCCCCCTGGGCAAGGGATTTCTCACGGGGAAGATCGACGAGACCACCACCTTCGATCCCACGGACTTCCGCAATGTCGTGCCGCGCTTCACCCCCGAGGCCCGCAAGGCGAACCTCGCCCTGGTGGAGGTACTCAAGGCCCTCGCGGCGGCGAAGGGCGCAACCCCCGCCCAGCTCGCGCTGGCCTGGCTGCTGGCCCAGAAGCCCTGGATCGTCCCGATCCCGGGCACCACCAAGCTCCATCGGCTCGAAGAAAACCTTGGGGGCGCCGCCCTCGAACTCACCGCCCAGGATCTGAAGGCCATCGATGCCGCCGCCTCCAAGGTCGAATTGCAGGGCGCCCGGTATCCGGAGCACCTGCAGAAGCTGGTGGGCCGCTGA
- a CDS encoding flavodoxin family protein, which produces MKKKVLILSSSPRKGGNSDTLCDRFLAGALEGGHAAEKVFLRDKTIGYCTGCGACTKGAKQCSQKDDMAKVLDQMVHADAIVMATPVYFYSMAAQMKTLIDRTCARYQEISNKEFYFILAAADGNKKAMHRTLEGFRGFTSCLDGAQEKGVIYGTGAWEVGDIKGSPAVKEAYQMGLSL; this is translated from the coding sequence ATGAAGAAGAAGGTGCTCATCCTGTCCTCCAGCCCTCGGAAGGGCGGCAACTCGGACACGCTCTGCGACCGCTTCCTCGCGGGCGCCCTGGAGGGTGGCCATGCGGCCGAGAAGGTCTTCCTCCGAGACAAGACCATCGGCTACTGCACCGGCTGCGGCGCCTGCACCAAGGGGGCGAAGCAGTGCTCCCAGAAGGACGACATGGCGAAGGTGCTCGATCAGATGGTGCATGCCGATGCCATCGTCATGGCCACGCCAGTCTACTTCTACAGCATGGCCGCCCAGATGAAGACCCTCATCGACCGCACCTGCGCCCGGTACCAGGAGATCTCGAACAAGGAGTTCTACTTCATCCTGGCCGCCGCCGACGGCAACAAGAAGGCCATGCACCGCACCCTCGAAGGTTTCCGGGGCTTCACCTCCTGTCTCGACGGGGCCCAGGAGAAGGGCGTCATCTACGGCACCGGCGCCTGGGAGGTGGGGGACATCAAGGGCAGCCCCGCCGTGAAAGAGGCCTACCAGATGGGCCTGTCCCTCTAG
- a CDS encoding NAD(P)-dependent alcohol dehydrogenase, translating to MPLNTLGYAAQSATSDLAPFRFERRDPRPDDVVIDILYCGVCHSDLHTARNDWGWTSYPIVPGHEIIGRVREVGAQVTRFKTGDAVGVGCMVDSCRHCKPCDKGEEQYCKEGSTFTYGGQDRHDHTPTQGGYSDQIVVSDRFVLKVPEGMDLKGAAPLLCAGITTWSPLRHWKVGKGSQVAVVGLGGLGHMGLKLAKALGAEVTLFTRSKGKEADARRLGADHIVLSTDPAQMAAVSDRFDLIVDTVPYIHDLNPYLPSLTTDGTLVLVGYLGGLEPLLNTTPMVLGRKSVAGSLIGGTKETQEMLDFCGEHGIVSDVEVIGVQEINAAYGRLLKSDVKYRFVLDLASLKG from the coding sequence ATGCCCCTGAACACTCTCGGCTACGCTGCGCAGTCCGCCACTTCGGACCTGGCCCCCTTCCGCTTCGAGCGGCGCGATCCGCGCCCGGACGATGTGGTCATCGACATCCTGTACTGCGGGGTCTGCCACTCGGACCTGCACACCGCCCGGAACGACTGGGGCTGGACCTCGTACCCCATCGTTCCCGGCCACGAGATCATCGGCCGCGTCCGCGAGGTGGGCGCCCAGGTGACCCGCTTCAAGACCGGCGATGCGGTCGGCGTGGGTTGCATGGTGGATTCCTGCCGGCACTGCAAGCCCTGCGACAAGGGCGAGGAGCAGTACTGCAAGGAAGGCTCCACCTTCACCTACGGCGGCCAGGATCGCCACGACCACACCCCCACCCAGGGCGGCTACTCGGACCAGATCGTGGTGTCCGACCGCTTCGTGCTGAAGGTCCCCGAGGGGATGGATCTGAAGGGCGCCGCGCCGTTGCTTTGCGCCGGCATCACCACCTGGTCGCCCCTCCGGCACTGGAAGGTCGGTAAGGGCAGCCAGGTGGCCGTGGTCGGTCTGGGTGGCCTCGGCCACATGGGCCTGAAGCTGGCCAAGGCCCTGGGCGCCGAGGTGACCCTGTTCACCCGCTCCAAGGGCAAGGAGGCCGATGCCCGTCGGCTGGGCGCGGACCACATCGTGCTGTCCACGGACCCCGCCCAGATGGCCGCCGTCTCGGACCGCTTCGACCTGATCGTGGACACCGTCCCCTACATCCACGACCTGAACCCCTACCTCCCCTCCCTGACCACGGACGGCACCCTGGTGCTGGTGGGCTACCTGGGCGGGCTGGAGCCTCTGCTGAACACCACGCCCATGGTGCTGGGCCGGAAGTCCGTGGCAGGCTCCCTCATCGGCGGCACCAAAGAGACCCAGGAGATGCTGGATTTCTGCGGTGAGCACGGCATCGTGTCCGATGTGGAAGTCATTGGCGTGCAGGAGATCAACGCCGCCTACGGGCGCCTGCTGAAGAGCGATGTGAAGTACCGCTTCGTGCTCGACCTGGCCTCTCTGAAGGGCTGA
- a CDS encoding RrF2 family transcriptional regulator, translating into MYGAGAEYALHSLLILATQPESVSVRDLATYQKIPERFLAKLFTRLKKAGLVESLEGVSGGFALARPAGEIRVMEVLAAVDPDRTLFACAEIRSQCALFDATAPEWATAGTCRIHGFMLDAERVLQDFLASKTLADLACEFKRKAPKAFTRDTGTWFQQRKNTRIRRHPINQNS; encoded by the coding sequence ATGTATGGTGCCGGTGCCGAGTACGCCCTGCACTCGCTGCTCATCCTTGCGACTCAGCCGGAGTCGGTCAGCGTGCGGGACCTTGCCACCTATCAAAAGATTCCCGAACGGTTCCTTGCGAAGCTCTTTACACGCCTCAAAAAGGCGGGCCTCGTGGAAAGCCTCGAAGGCGTTTCCGGCGGCTTTGCGCTCGCCCGCCCGGCCGGGGAGATTCGGGTGATGGAGGTGCTGGCGGCGGTGGATCCGGACCGGACCTTGTTCGCCTGTGCCGAGATCCGCAGTCAGTGCGCCCTCTTTGACGCCACGGCCCCCGAATGGGCCACCGCGGGAACCTGCCGGATCCATGGCTTCATGCTCGACGCCGAGCGCGTGCTGCAGGACTTCCTCGCCTCGAAAACGCTGGCGGATCTGGCTTGCGAATTCAAGCGCAAGGCCCCGAAGGCATTCACCCGGGACACGGGAACCTGGTTCCAGCAACGCAAGAACACTCGGATTCGACGGCATCCCATCAACCAGAACAGTTGA
- a CDS encoding NAD-dependent epimerase/dehydratase family protein, with amino-acid sequence MNVFVAGASGAIGLPLVAALVRQGHAVTGMTRSEVGANSLLALGAKVARVRAFDAPALEQALREAEAEVVIDELTALPKDPAEYGAAFPGDRRLRLEGGGNLHRAAQACGVRRYIQQASGFFLRVEAGLADESAPLAVDASPGIAAGAQMYAEIESRLQHRSGKMEGVLLRYGFFYGPNTWYHPEGATGASVRRGEFPVIGQGEGVWSFVHVDDAALATVAALAADPGTYHVVDDHPAPVHAWLPEFARWVGAPPPPHCTESEALENAGPDALYFGTKLCGATNAKAKQALNFRPRRPEWLQA; translated from the coding sequence ATGAATGTATTCGTCGCGGGAGCGAGTGGGGCCATCGGCCTGCCCCTGGTTGCCGCCCTGGTTCGCCAGGGCCATGCGGTGACGGGCATGACCCGTTCTGAGGTCGGAGCGAATAGCCTGCTGGCCCTGGGTGCCAAGGTCGCCCGGGTGCGCGCCTTTGATGCGCCCGCATTGGAACAGGCGCTGCGGGAGGCGGAGGCTGAAGTCGTCATCGATGAGCTGACGGCGCTACCTAAGGACCCGGCGGAATACGGCGCGGCCTTTCCCGGGGATCGCCGGCTGCGACTCGAGGGCGGCGGCAACCTGCACCGTGCCGCCCAGGCCTGCGGCGTCCGACGCTACATCCAGCAGGCCAGCGGCTTCTTCTTGCGCGTGGAGGCAGGACTGGCCGACGAATCCGCACCCCTTGCAGTCGATGCCAGCCCGGGAATCGCCGCAGGGGCCCAGATGTACGCCGAGATCGAATCGCGGCTGCAGCACCGCTCGGGAAAGATGGAAGGCGTCCTCCTGCGCTACGGGTTCTTCTATGGCCCGAACACCTGGTACCACCCGGAGGGCGCCACCGGAGCCAGCGTTCGCCGGGGGGAATTCCCTGTCATCGGCCAGGGGGAAGGTGTCTGGTCCTTCGTGCATGTCGACGACGCGGCCCTGGCCACGGTCGCGGCCTTGGCGGCCGATCCGGGCACCTACCATGTGGTCGATGACCATCCCGCCCCGGTCCATGCCTGGCTGCCGGAGTTCGCCCGCTGGGTCGGCGCGCCGCCTCCGCCCCACTGCACTGAATCTGAGGCGTTGGAGAACGCCGGCCCGGATGCGCTGTATTTCGGTACGAAGCTCTGTGGCGCCACCAATGCGAAGGCCAAGCAGGCCCTGAATTTCCGCCCCCGCCGCCCGGAATGGCTCCAGGCTTGA